Proteins encoded within one genomic window of Xylophilus sp. GOD-11R:
- a CDS encoding GGDEF domain-containing protein, whose protein sequence is MVLDPFTMLVLTAAMAAASALYLAAEWSSVRERSLLLWSSGFAVIAVGSALALLRSRGFVLVGIWFSNGLLIVAHWLFLAGVARFARVPLRRVWWLLAVVWLAMLFLPDGPWWSKAMLGIQSLLIAVTTLRAGLLLRPHGGALSMGAAQLRIVLLGHGLFYLAKAASTVTLDAFVNLASFRGTVILVSLVEGVMLIMLLAMSMTGTERHRREQRIAKIAARDPLTRLANRRALHLRAPALLEQASPANPGALLLIDIDHFKQVNDLHGHDAGDRLLVALSDLLRAVMPRGALAARLGGDEFVILLRGVSDADAQALGRDLREAFGQQARAMFATPEPVSLSIGAILFDRPEMELSHWLKQADEALYASKRKGRDRMELVSFPPGAGGLAAMF, encoded by the coding sequence ATGGTTCTCGATCCCTTCACCATGCTCGTCCTTACCGCGGCCATGGCCGCCGCCTCGGCGCTGTATCTCGCCGCGGAGTGGAGCAGCGTGCGCGAACGCTCGCTGCTGCTGTGGAGTTCGGGCTTTGCCGTCATCGCCGTGGGCAGCGCGCTGGCCCTGCTGCGTTCAAGAGGCTTCGTGCTGGTCGGCATCTGGTTTTCCAACGGTCTGCTGATCGTCGCCCATTGGTTGTTCCTGGCCGGCGTCGCCAGGTTCGCGCGTGTCCCGCTGCGGCGGGTCTGGTGGCTGCTGGCCGTCGTCTGGCTGGCAATGTTGTTTCTGCCCGATGGGCCGTGGTGGTCCAAGGCGATGTTGGGCATCCAGTCGCTGTTGATCGCGGTCACCACCTTGCGCGCCGGCCTGTTGCTGCGACCGCATGGCGGCGCGCTCAGCATGGGCGCGGCGCAGTTGCGCATCGTGCTGCTGGGTCACGGCCTGTTCTACCTGGCCAAGGCCGCGTCGACCGTGACGCTGGACGCCTTCGTCAACCTGGCCAGTTTCCGCGGCACTGTGATCCTGGTTTCGCTGGTGGAGGGTGTGATGCTGATCATGCTGCTCGCGATGTCCATGACCGGCACCGAGCGACATCGCCGCGAGCAGCGCATCGCCAAGATTGCCGCCCGCGACCCGCTCACGCGGCTCGCCAATCGTCGCGCACTCCATTTGCGCGCACCGGCATTGCTGGAGCAAGCCTCGCCCGCCAACCCCGGCGCTCTTCTGCTGATCGACATCGATCACTTCAAGCAGGTCAATGACCTCCACGGTCACGACGCCGGCGACCGCCTGCTGGTGGCTCTCAGCGATCTCTTACGCGCCGTGATGCCTCGCGGCGCGCTGGCTGCGCGCCTGGGTGGGGACGAATTCGTGATCCTGCTGCGCGGCGTCTCGGACGCGGACGCGCAGGCGCTGGGACGGGATCTGCGCGAGGCCTTCGGGCAGCAGGCGCGCGCGATGTTCGCGACGCCGGAGCCCGTGTCCCTGAGCATCGGAGCGATCTTGTTCGACCGCCCGGAGATGGAGCTATCGCACTGGCTCAAGCAGGCCGACGAGGCCCTTTATGCATCGAAACGAAAAGGGCGCGATCGGATGGAGCTCGTGTCGTTTCCGCCGGGGGCGGGCGGACTGGCAGCCATGTTTTGA
- a CDS encoding GMC family oxidoreductase produces MKLDAMRRYGDDEIVDAVVIGTGAGGAPLLAKLAARGLRVVALEAGRHWEPGEHTADETDGTDINWMEERLSGGATPTAFGPNNSGIGVGGSTLHWGAFTPRPDPRDLQLRSMTGMGQDWPIAHAELIGYIEQVERFIGVSGPADYPWDPTRRYPLPPAKRNASADMMARGCAALGITTADAPAALVSRDWQQEGGGLRQACVNCGSCHQGCRNASKASMDTTYLPLAVAHGAEIRAECRVHGIERDASGRVTGVVYRHRGEDRRQRCAALFLCAGGVETPRLLLHTGLANSSGQVGRNFLAHGATQVWGSFDTEMRSHRGYPSSLMTEDMLRPSDADFAGGYLIQSLGVMPINMATLLARGAGLWGQALVNAVQGYRFMAGVGINAECLPSDGNRLELSDEKDAFGMPKAVIHFSPGSNEKAIDRHATDVMRRIVEAAGATRTVVLPRTAHTIGTCRMGTDRETSVVDAQGRSFDIGNLWICDNSVFPSALVANPALTIMALSLRTADVFLNTAV; encoded by the coding sequence ATGAAGCTCGATGCGATGCGCCGATACGGCGATGACGAGATCGTCGACGCCGTCGTCATCGGCACCGGCGCCGGTGGTGCGCCCCTGCTGGCAAAACTCGCCGCACGCGGCCTGCGGGTCGTGGCGCTGGAAGCCGGTCGCCACTGGGAGCCCGGCGAGCACACGGCCGACGAAACGGATGGCACCGACATCAACTGGATGGAAGAGCGGCTGAGCGGCGGCGCGACCCCCACGGCCTTCGGCCCCAACAACAGCGGCATCGGCGTGGGCGGCTCCACCCTGCACTGGGGAGCCTTCACGCCGCGCCCCGATCCGCGCGACCTGCAGCTGCGGTCGATGACCGGCATGGGCCAGGACTGGCCGATCGCGCATGCTGAACTGATCGGCTACATCGAACAGGTGGAACGTTTCATCGGCGTTTCCGGCCCGGCCGACTACCCCTGGGATCCCACGCGCCGCTACCCTTTGCCACCGGCCAAGCGCAACGCGTCGGCGGACATGATGGCGCGGGGCTGCGCGGCGCTTGGTATCACCACGGCGGATGCGCCCGCCGCGCTGGTCTCCCGCGACTGGCAGCAGGAAGGTGGCGGTCTGCGCCAGGCCTGCGTCAACTGCGGTTCCTGCCACCAGGGATGCCGCAACGCGTCCAAGGCCAGCATGGACACCACCTACCTGCCGCTGGCTGTGGCGCATGGCGCGGAGATCCGGGCCGAATGCCGGGTTCATGGCATCGAGCGCGATGCGTCCGGCCGAGTCACCGGCGTCGTGTACCGGCATCGCGGCGAGGACCGCCGGCAGCGCTGCGCTGCGCTGTTCCTTTGCGCCGGCGGCGTCGAAACGCCGCGCCTGCTCCTGCACACCGGGTTGGCGAACAGCAGCGGACAGGTCGGGCGCAACTTCCTGGCCCATGGCGCCACCCAGGTCTGGGGGAGTTTCGACACCGAGATGCGATCGCACCGTGGCTATCCGTCTTCCTTGATGACCGAAGACATGCTGCGGCCGAGCGATGCCGACTTCGCCGGCGGCTACCTGATTCAGAGCTTGGGCGTGATGCCGATCAACATGGCGACCCTGCTGGCGCGCGGCGCGGGACTGTGGGGGCAGGCCCTGGTCAATGCGGTGCAGGGCTACCGGTTCATGGCGGGTGTCGGGATCAACGCGGAATGTCTGCCCTCGGACGGCAATCGGCTGGAGCTGTCGGACGAGAAAGACGCCTTCGGCATGCCCAAAGCGGTCATCCACTTCAGTCCTGGTTCGAACGAGAAGGCGATCGACCGGCATGCAACCGACGTGATGCGGCGGATCGTCGAAGCCGCCGGTGCCACCCGCACCGTGGTGCTGCCACGCACCGCGCACACCATCGGTACCTGCCGCATGGGAACTGACCGGGAGACGTCGGTGGTCGATGCTCAGGGGCGGAGCTTCGATATCGGGAATCTCTGGATCTGCGACAACTCGGTGTTTCCGAGTGCCTTGGTGGCCAACCCGGCGTTGACGATCATGGCGCTGTCCTTGCGGACGGCTGACGTGTTCCTGAATACAGCGGTTTGA
- a CDS encoding alpha/beta hydrolase: MTDKTVLFMLHALGGSAHAWGGVAAALPVNFETVTIDLPGFGEARHATDTSIAATVEHVAAAVRQRGAARWMLVGHSMGGKIASIVAARALAGEPGLFGLAGVVLLAASPPSPEPMDEDRRAQMIGWAANGPLDGCAARAFVDANVGAPLDPAADRLALNDLQRSAPHAWLAWLERGSREDWSGEVGTLELPALIVAGGADGDLGEAGQRATNAVVYPQARLVVEQGAGHLLPLERPSQVAEHIERFWQQHAGRGPAIPDSFVHLIASARVSRRVRATLAARALADDAAYAPRVLSPIQLNTLRAVTTCALPQTGPAIDLAARIDAQLAAGKGDGWRFADMPPDREAYPLALDGLKGFGALTSSEQQTSLARLEQGDFDRAILTGAQMKRWFEDLRADLVRLWLGHPATMAVIGFDGFANGGDGPRLQGFDRLAAGEQESWEPLMEVSR, translated from the coding sequence ATGACCGACAAGACCGTGCTGTTCATGCTCCATGCGCTGGGGGGCAGTGCCCATGCGTGGGGCGGCGTCGCCGCCGCACTTCCCGTCAACTTCGAAACCGTGACGATCGACCTGCCGGGCTTCGGCGAGGCGCGGCACGCCACCGATACGAGCATCGCCGCCACGGTCGAGCATGTCGCCGCCGCTGTGCGGCAGCGCGGGGCGGCGCGCTGGATGCTGGTGGGCCACAGCATGGGCGGCAAGATCGCGAGCATCGTCGCCGCGCGGGCGCTGGCCGGCGAGCCGGGCCTGTTCGGATTGGCCGGCGTGGTGCTGCTGGCCGCGTCGCCGCCGTCGCCCGAACCGATGGACGAGGACCGGCGCGCGCAGATGATCGGCTGGGCGGCGAATGGTCCTTTGGATGGGTGCGCCGCGCGAGCCTTTGTCGATGCGAACGTCGGCGCTCCGCTCGATCCTGCCGCCGATCGGCTGGCGCTGAACGATCTGCAACGCAGCGCTCCACACGCCTGGCTCGCCTGGCTCGAACGCGGCAGCCGCGAAGACTGGTCGGGCGAGGTCGGCACGCTGGAGTTGCCGGCGCTGATCGTCGCCGGTGGAGCGGATGGCGACCTGGGCGAAGCGGGGCAACGTGCGACCAATGCCGTCGTCTACCCGCAGGCACGCCTCGTGGTGGAGCAGGGCGCTGGCCACCTCTTGCCGCTGGAGCGGCCATCGCAGGTCGCCGAACACATCGAGCGCTTCTGGCAGCAGCATGCCGGCCGGGGGCCGGCCATCCCGGATTCATTCGTTCACCTGATCGCGTCCGCGCGGGTCAGCCGTCGAGTGCGCGCCACGCTGGCGGCACGCGCGCTGGCCGACGATGCGGCCTATGCGCCCCGCGTGCTGTCGCCGATCCAGCTGAACACCTTGCGCGCCGTGACGACCTGCGCGCTGCCGCAGACCGGCCCGGCAATCGACCTGGCCGCGCGGATCGATGCGCAACTGGCCGCCGGCAAGGGCGATGGCTGGCGCTTCGCCGACATGCCGCCCGACCGCGAGGCCTACCCCCTGGCGCTCGACGGGCTGAAAGGCTTCGGCGCCCTGACGTCGAGCGAACAGCAGACAAGCCTGGCTCGACTGGAGCAAGGCGACTTCGACCGCGCAATCCTGACCGGCGCGCAGATGAAGCGCTGGTTCGAAGACCTGCGCGCCGACCTGGTTCGCCTGTGGCTCGGCCACCCGGCGACCATGGCCGTCATCGGTTTCGACGGCTTCGCCAACGGCGGCGACGGCCCGCGCCTGCAAGGCTTCGATCGCCTCGCGGCCGGCGAGCAGGAGTCGTGGGAGCCGCTGATGGAGGTGTCGCGATGA
- a CDS encoding APC family permease, with translation MPSPVVTPETPASNAAEPSLHRVIGPWLLLLFIVGDILGTGIYALTGQVAKQVGGVVWLPFLVAFVVAMVTAFSYLELVTKYPRAAGAALYAHKAFGIHFVTFLVAFAVMCSGITSASTASRAFAANLSGAFDLGLSGGIGITLIGLGFMALVAAINLRGVGESVKFNVLLTCVELTGLLIIIFIGLSAILGGEGDFSRVTQFSAAGDRGVFWSVIGATTLAFFAMVGFEDSVNMAEECKDPVRHFPKVLLAGLVITGLIYVLVSISAITLVSPEQLGEGETPLLKVIEAGAPDFPVGIFGGITMFAVANSALINMLMASRLLYGMSREGVLPPALGKVHAKRRTPYIAIGFTTLLAFGLITFVGEVPALGGTTALLLLCVFTVVNVAVLVLRRDQVEHKHFRTPTILPVLGALSCAFLAGPWTGRDMAQYRIAGILLAIGVVLWGLNWMLHRARQPAVAR, from the coding sequence ATGCCTTCTCCGGTCGTCACCCCCGAGACTCCCGCATCCAACGCCGCCGAACCCTCGCTGCACCGCGTCATAGGGCCGTGGCTCCTGCTGCTGTTCATCGTCGGCGACATCCTGGGGACCGGCATCTATGCGCTCACCGGTCAGGTCGCCAAGCAGGTGGGCGGGGTGGTCTGGCTGCCCTTCCTGGTGGCTTTCGTGGTGGCGATGGTCACCGCGTTCAGCTACCTGGAGCTGGTCACCAAGTACCCGCGCGCGGCCGGCGCGGCCCTGTATGCGCACAAGGCCTTCGGCATCCATTTCGTGACCTTCCTCGTGGCCTTCGCGGTCATGTGCTCGGGCATCACCTCGGCCTCCACCGCGTCACGGGCGTTCGCGGCCAACCTCTCCGGCGCCTTCGACCTGGGACTGTCCGGCGGCATCGGCATCACGCTCATCGGACTGGGCTTCATGGCGCTGGTGGCGGCCATCAACCTGCGCGGGGTGGGCGAGAGCGTCAAGTTCAACGTGCTGCTCACCTGCGTGGAACTGACGGGTCTGCTGATCATCATCTTCATCGGCCTGTCGGCCATCCTGGGCGGGGAGGGTGACTTCTCGCGGGTGACGCAGTTCAGCGCGGCGGGCGACCGGGGCGTGTTCTGGTCGGTGATCGGGGCGACCACGCTGGCCTTCTTCGCCATGGTCGGCTTCGAGGACTCGGTGAACATGGCCGAGGAATGCAAGGACCCGGTGCGGCACTTTCCCAAGGTGCTGCTGGCGGGCCTGGTGATCACCGGGCTGATCTACGTGCTGGTATCGATCTCGGCGATCACGCTGGTGTCGCCGGAGCAGCTGGGCGAGGGCGAGACGCCGCTGCTGAAGGTGATCGAGGCCGGCGCGCCGGACTTCCCGGTGGGCATCTTCGGCGGCATCACCATGTTTGCGGTGGCCAACAGCGCGCTGATCAACATGCTCATGGCCAGCCGACTGCTCTACGGCATGAGCCGCGAAGGCGTACTGCCGCCGGCGCTCGGCAAGGTGCACGCCAAGCGCCGCACGCCCTACATCGCCATCGGCTTCACCACGCTGCTCGCCTTCGGGCTGATCACCTTCGTGGGAGAAGTACCGGCGCTCGGCGGCACCACGGCGCTGCTGCTGCTTTGCGTGTTCACGGTGGTCAACGTGGCCGTATTGGTGCTGCGACGCGACCAGGTGGAGCACAAGCATTTTCGTACCCCCACCATCCTGCCGGTGCTCGGCGCCTTGTCGTGCGCGTTCCTGGCCGGACCGTGGACGGGGCGGGACATGGCGCAGTACCGCATCGCCGGCATCCTGTTGGCGATCGGCGTGGTGCTGTGGGGACTGAACTGGATGCTGCACCGGGCGCGCCAGCCGGCGGTGGCGCGTTGA
- a CDS encoding 2'-5' RNA ligase family protein, which produces MSSTALIVTLQMDEASAARFTELRRQHFPPERNWLEAHITLFHALPVASLHTVLQDAAAVAGRTDAFRLRVDRVHFLGAGVAYAMSSPEALAVRATLAEAWLPLLGRQDLAWRGPLHVTVQNKVQPPVARRLQAELEQGFQPHDVGAVGLQVWHYEGGPWRAAAAFSFAGRDTVIDRRA; this is translated from the coding sequence ATGTCTTCCACCGCCCTGATCGTGACCCTGCAGATGGACGAAGCGTCCGCCGCCCGCTTCACCGAGCTGCGCCGCCAGCACTTTCCGCCCGAGCGCAACTGGCTCGAGGCGCACATCACCTTGTTCCATGCCCTGCCGGTGGCGTCCCTGCACACCGTGCTGCAGGACGCCGCGGCCGTCGCCGGTCGCACCGACGCATTCCGTCTGCGGGTGGATCGGGTGCATTTTCTGGGCGCGGGTGTGGCCTACGCGATGTCTTCACCCGAGGCCCTGGCCGTGCGTGCCACGCTGGCCGAAGCCTGGCTACCGCTGCTCGGCCGGCAAGACCTGGCCTGGCGCGGACCCTTGCACGTGACGGTGCAGAACAAGGTGCAGCCGCCGGTCGCCCGACGGCTGCAGGCCGAGCTGGAACAGGGCTTTCAGCCGCACGACGTCGGTGCGGTCGGGCTGCAGGTCTGGCACTACGAAGGCGGGCCCTGGCGGGCCGCCGCGGCTTTTTCATTCGCCGGGCGCGACACGGTAATCGATCGACGCGCTTGA
- a CDS encoding hydrolase has protein sequence MSNTAKLEVLTPRNSQLIIIDHQPQMAFGVQSMDRQTMKNNVVGLAKAAKVFDVPTTITTVESESFSGYTYPELLDVFPEHKILERSSMNSWDDMKVRDSLAAAGRKKIVVAGLWTEVCNTTFSLCAMLEGHYEIYMVADASGGTTREAHDYAMQRMVQAGVVPVTWQQVLLEWQRDWKNRETYDAVMGIAKEHSGAYGMGVDYAYTMVHKAAQRTSSVHEVLAPVHAPVVER, from the coding sequence ATGTCCAACACCGCCAAGCTCGAAGTCCTGACCCCCCGCAACAGCCAGCTGATCATCATCGACCACCAGCCGCAGATGGCTTTCGGCGTCCAGTCCATGGACCGCCAGACGATGAAGAACAATGTGGTCGGCCTGGCCAAGGCAGCCAAGGTGTTCGACGTGCCGACCACCATCACCACCGTGGAAAGTGAATCGTTCTCGGGCTACACCTATCCGGAACTGCTCGACGTGTTCCCCGAGCACAAGATCCTGGAGCGTTCGTCCATGAACTCCTGGGACGACATGAAGGTGCGCGACAGCCTGGCCGCCGCCGGCCGCAAGAAGATCGTGGTCGCCGGCCTCTGGACCGAGGTCTGCAACACCACCTTCTCGCTGTGCGCCATGCTCGAAGGCCATTACGAGATCTACATGGTGGCCGACGCTTCCGGCGGCACCACCAGGGAAGCCCACGACTACGCCATGCAGCGCATGGTGCAGGCCGGCGTCGTGCCGGTGACCTGGCAGCAGGTGTTGCTGGAATGGCAACGCGACTGGAAGAACCGCGAGACCTACGACGCGGTGATGGGCATCGCCAAGGAGCATTCGGGTGCCTATGGCATGGGCGTGGACTATGCCTACACCATGGTGCACAAGGCCGCGCAGCGCACCTCGTCGGTCCATGAAGTGCTGGCGCCGGTGCATGCGCCCGTGGTCGAGCGCTGA
- a CDS encoding oligopeptide/dipeptide ABC transporter ATP-binding protein, whose protein sequence is MNAPLLKLRQAVKQYPAQAGTVHALDGVDLEVGRGETLGLVGESGCGKSTVARVAMRLTPLSGGALEFDGQDITRLEGRALQGMRGRLQMVFQDPYASLNPRVNVGRALEEPLVVQRCGTAAERREQVAWALARVGLRPEMATRYPHEFSGGQRQRIGIARALMLRPELIVCDEAVSALDVSVRAQVLNLLLGLREEFGVSYLFISHDLSVVRHMADRIGVMYAGLLVEQGPRDAVWRTPLHPYTRALMSAIPKPRHRRGAHDKGRTVLRGDMPDPLDPPVGCRFHPRCPQAAERCRQEAPVLRPAGEQWVACHFV, encoded by the coding sequence ATGAACGCCCCCTTGTTGAAACTGCGCCAGGCGGTCAAGCAATATCCCGCGCAGGCGGGCACGGTGCATGCGCTCGACGGCGTGGACCTGGAAGTGGGGCGCGGCGAAACGCTGGGCCTCGTCGGCGAAAGCGGCTGCGGCAAGTCGACCGTGGCGCGCGTGGCGATGCGGCTGACGCCGCTGTCAGGCGGCGCGCTGGAGTTCGACGGCCAGGACATCACCCGGCTGGAAGGCCGGGCGCTGCAGGGCATGCGCGGCCGGCTGCAGATGGTGTTCCAGGATCCGTACGCCTCGCTCAATCCGCGGGTGAACGTGGGCCGGGCGCTGGAAGAGCCGCTGGTGGTGCAGCGCTGCGGCACCGCCGCCGAGCGGCGCGAGCAGGTGGCCTGGGCGCTGGCCCGGGTGGGGCTGCGGCCGGAGATGGCGACCCGCTATCCGCACGAATTCTCGGGTGGCCAGCGCCAGCGCATCGGCATCGCCCGGGCGCTGATGCTGCGGCCGGAGCTGATCGTCTGCGACGAGGCGGTGTCGGCGCTCGACGTATCGGTGCGCGCGCAGGTGCTCAACCTGCTGCTGGGCCTGCGCGAGGAGTTCGGGGTGTCCTACCTGTTCATCTCGCACGACCTGTCGGTGGTGCGGCACATGGCCGACCGCATCGGCGTGATGTATGCCGGGCTGCTGGTGGAGCAAGGCCCGCGCGACGCCGTGTGGCGCACGCCGCTGCATCCCTACACGCGGGCGCTGATGTCGGCGATACCGAAGCCGCGTCATCGGCGGGGCGCGCACGACAAGGGGCGCACCGTGCTGCGAGGCGACATGCCCGACCCGCTGGATCCGCCAGTCGGTTGTCGCTTTCATCCGCGCTGCCCGCAGGCGGCCGAGCGTTGCCGGCAGGAAGCACCGGTGCTGCGGCCGGCCGGCGAGCAGTGGGTGGCCTGCCATTTCGTGTAG
- a CDS encoding ABC transporter ATP-binding protein, with the protein MALLDIQNLQTWFDTRSGVVKAVDGVSLSVDRGETVALVGESGSGKSVTAYSILRLIPPTQGRIAGGRIVFDGTDLVTLPDAGMRALRGNRISMVFQEPLSALNPVLDIGEQVAEAIRLHRPVSRTAARAQAVALLDRVGLPMAARRAADFPHQLSGGMRQRVVIAIALACEPDLLIADEPTTALDVTTQAQILELLKELQQERGMGLLLITHDLGVVAEVADRAAVMYAGRVVEQGAIGPLFDAPSHPYTAGLLASMELGDLAPASRLPEIAGVVPSLLDMPAGCAFAPRCGHAQAVCREARPSLNGIGIGTGGGIHGTHRVACFLPLTGHPTPDAPTPHPRELAGELT; encoded by the coding sequence ATGGCACTGCTCGACATCCAGAACCTGCAGACCTGGTTCGACACCCGCTCCGGCGTGGTGAAAGCGGTCGACGGCGTATCGCTCAGCGTGGACCGCGGCGAAACCGTGGCGCTCGTCGGCGAAAGCGGCAGTGGCAAGTCGGTCACCGCGTATTCGATCCTGCGGCTGATCCCGCCGACGCAAGGGCGCATCGCGGGCGGACGCATCGTCTTCGACGGCACCGACCTGGTCACGCTGCCCGACGCCGGCATGCGTGCCTTGCGCGGCAACCGCATCTCGATGGTGTTCCAGGAGCCGCTGTCGGCGCTCAACCCGGTGCTCGACATCGGCGAACAGGTGGCCGAGGCGATCCGCCTGCACCGCCCGGTGAGCCGTACCGCGGCGCGGGCGCAGGCGGTGGCGCTGCTCGACCGCGTCGGCCTGCCGATGGCCGCGCGCCGCGCGGCGGATTTTCCGCATCAGCTCTCTGGCGGCATGCGGCAGCGCGTGGTCATCGCCATCGCCTTGGCCTGCGAGCCCGATCTGCTGATCGCCGACGAGCCCACCACCGCGCTGGACGTGACCACGCAGGCGCAGATCCTGGAGCTGCTGAAGGAACTGCAGCAGGAGCGTGGCATGGGCCTGTTGCTGATCACGCACGACCTCGGCGTGGTGGCCGAGGTGGCCGACCGCGCGGCCGTGATGTATGCCGGCCGGGTGGTGGAGCAGGGCGCCATCGGGCCCTTGTTCGACGCGCCCTCGCATCCCTATACCGCCGGCCTGCTGGCGTCGATGGAGCTCGGCGACCTGGCGCCGGCCAGCCGGTTGCCGGAGATCGCCGGCGTGGTGCCATCGTTGCTCGACATGCCGGCGGGCTGCGCCTTCGCGCCACGCTGCGGCCATGCGCAGGCGGTGTGCCGCGAGGCGCGGCCATCGCTGAACGGCATCGGTATTGGCACCGGTGGCGGCATCCACGGCACGCACCGCGTGGCCTGTTTTCTTCCCCTGACGGGCCACCCGACGCCCGACGCGCCCACGCCGCACCCGCGCGAGCTGGCCGGAGAACTGACATGA
- a CDS encoding ABC transporter permease, whose amino-acid sequence MSRAITPIAQATAPVAVRYDGGGWKRARGFAREVARNRPALVGLVLLLLVAAAATLGRWYFPGDPWEMAGSPMLWPGEEAEHPLGTDFMGRDLATGLVSGAGVSLLIGMVSTLISAFVGITIGALAGYFRGRVDAVLLRVIEVFQTVPSFVLAVVLVALFKPSVTTVVVAIGIVSWPPTARLVRSQFLQLREREFVLAGRTAGMSHARLILTQILPNALPPVVVVSTLAVAHAIQTEAALAFLGLGDPNVMSWGTIIGSGREQVTDAWYICGLPGLAIVVTVLAINLLGEGLNDALNPHLRRR is encoded by the coding sequence ATGAGCCGCGCCATCACCCCAATCGCGCAAGCCACGGCGCCCGTCGCCGTGCGGTACGACGGCGGCGGCTGGAAGCGCGCCCGCGGCTTCGCCCGCGAAGTGGCGCGCAACCGGCCGGCGCTGGTCGGGCTGGTGCTGCTGCTGCTCGTGGCGGCGGCCGCGACCCTGGGCCGCTGGTACTTTCCCGGCGACCCGTGGGAGATGGCCGGCTCGCCCATGCTGTGGCCGGGCGAGGAGGCCGAGCATCCGCTGGGCACCGACTTCATGGGGCGTGACCTGGCCACCGGCCTGGTTTCCGGCGCCGGCGTGTCGCTGTTGATCGGCATGGTCAGCACGCTCATCTCGGCCTTCGTCGGCATCACCATCGGCGCGCTCGCGGGCTACTTCCGCGGCCGGGTCGACGCCGTGCTGCTGCGGGTCATCGAGGTGTTCCAGACCGTGCCGAGCTTCGTGCTCGCGGTGGTGCTGGTGGCCTTGTTCAAGCCCTCGGTCACCACGGTGGTGGTGGCGATCGGCATCGTGTCCTGGCCACCCACGGCGCGGCTGGTGCGTTCGCAGTTCCTGCAACTGCGCGAGCGCGAGTTCGTGCTGGCCGGCCGCACCGCCGGCATGAGCCACGCGCGGCTGATCCTCACGCAGATCCTGCCCAACGCGCTGCCGCCGGTGGTGGTGGTGTCGACGCTGGCGGTGGCGCATGCCATCCAGACCGAGGCGGCGCTGGCCTTTCTGGGCCTGGGCGACCCCAACGTGATGAGCTGGGGCACCATCATCGGCAGCGGACGCGAACAGGTGACCGACGCCTGGTACATCTGCGGCCTGCCGGGCCTGGCCATCGTCGTGACGGTGCTGGCCATCAACCTGCTGGGCGAGGGGCTCAACGACGCCCTCAACCCGCATCTGCGCCGGAGGTAG
- a CDS encoding ABC transporter permease, whose product MTRRHVCRRGSPIWGFLRRRLLQTVPVVFGIALLNFLILQIAPGDVVDVMAGEAGAATPEYMAQMRASFGLDQPLGLQLLHYLWRMFTLDLGFSFRQNMPVFDLVMDRLPATLLLMTSAIFIALLLGVALGTLSAIKVHSWVDNLGSLFVLAAYAMPTFWLGLMAIVLFSARLGWLPSGGMTDISANHQGLAWVLDVARHAVLPSFTLATFYLAVYAKLVRSSMLELYGADFIRTARAKGAGETRIALVHTLRNALLPLVTMLGFQIASLLSGAVLVESVFSWPGLGRLAFEAILARDFNLLLGILLLSSILVTLINIGVDLLYAWLDPRVQLTTTGAHA is encoded by the coding sequence ATGACGCGGCGCCACGTCTGCCGGCGCGGCTCGCCGATCTGGGGCTTTCTGCGGCGGCGCCTGCTGCAGACGGTGCCGGTCGTCTTCGGCATCGCGCTGCTCAACTTCCTCATCCTGCAGATCGCGCCGGGCGACGTGGTGGACGTGATGGCGGGCGAGGCGGGCGCCGCCACGCCCGAATACATGGCCCAGATGCGGGCCAGCTTCGGGCTCGACCAGCCGCTCGGGCTGCAACTGCTGCATTACCTGTGGCGGATGTTCACGCTCGACCTGGGCTTTTCGTTCCGGCAGAACATGCCGGTGTTCGACCTGGTGATGGACCGCCTGCCCGCGACCCTGCTGCTGATGACGTCGGCGATCTTCATCGCCCTGCTGCTGGGCGTGGCGCTGGGCACGCTGTCGGCGATCAAGGTACACAGCTGGGTCGACAACCTCGGCTCGCTTTTCGTGCTGGCCGCCTATGCCATGCCCACCTTCTGGCTCGGGCTGATGGCCATCGTGCTGTTCTCGGCCCGGCTGGGCTGGCTGCCTTCGGGCGGCATGACCGACATCAGCGCCAACCACCAGGGCCTGGCCTGGGTGCTCGACGTGGCGCGGCACGCGGTGCTGCCTTCTTTCACCCTGGCTACGTTCTACCTGGCGGTGTATGCCAAGCTGGTGCGCAGTTCGATGCTGGAGCTCTACGGTGCCGACTTCATCCGCACCGCCCGCGCCAAGGGCGCCGGCGAGACGCGGATCGCGCTGGTGCACACGCTGCGCAACGCGCTGCTGCCGCTGGTCACCATGCTGGGTTTTCAGATCGCCTCGCTGCTGAGCGGGGCGGTGCTGGTGGAGTCGGTGTTCAGCTGGCCGGGTCTGGGCCGGCTCGCCTTCGAGGCCATCCTGGCGCGCGACTTCAACCTGCTGCTGGGCATTCTGTTGCTGAGCTCGATCCTCGTCACGCTGATCAACATCGGCGTGGACCTGCTCTACGCCTGGCTCGACCCACGGGTCCAGCTCACCACCACCGGAGCGCACGCATGA